In Novosphingobium resinovorum, the following are encoded in one genomic region:
- a CDS encoding family 43 glycosylhydrolase — MIRATGALGAISLAALALGGCAATGTSGKTAAATLTNPLLASGPDPWIVHDGGTFYFMGTKGDRLAIRRTDDLAKLADAPEHVIWTPPASGPNAISIWAPELHRFDGKWYVYYTAAAAGHDDDAHRGIFVLENASADPLKGEWIDRGRVVTGMTGIDGTVFETGGRRYFIYSAYDGPDSVLAIAPMTNPWTLGPGETVIARPDQPFERQGGRQILEGPEFLAGPNGDLFLTYSASACWSDDYALGLLHAAPGSDPLKPESWTKSPRPVLAKAPQNDVYATGHNGFFTTDGGRRTWIVYHANTGADQKCTAARSPRVQRMEWTAQGMPVFPVPSRAGDPVPAPQP; from the coding sequence ATGATCCGCGCGACCGGTGCGCTTGGAGCCATCTCGCTCGCGGCGCTGGCGCTCGGCGGCTGCGCCGCGACGGGTACGTCGGGCAAGACTGCCGCCGCCACCTTGACCAACCCGCTGCTGGCGAGCGGCCCCGATCCGTGGATCGTCCATGACGGCGGCACCTTCTATTTCATGGGGACGAAGGGCGACCGCCTGGCCATCCGCCGCACCGACGACCTCGCGAAGCTGGCCGATGCGCCCGAGCATGTCATCTGGACCCCGCCCGCCAGCGGTCCCAACGCGATCTCGATCTGGGCGCCCGAACTGCACCGGTTCGATGGAAAGTGGTACGTCTACTATACCGCCGCCGCTGCGGGACACGACGATGACGCGCATCGCGGCATCTTCGTGCTGGAGAACGCTAGCGCGGATCCGCTCAAGGGCGAATGGATCGACCGGGGCCGCGTCGTCACCGGCATGACCGGCATCGACGGCACCGTGTTCGAGACCGGCGGCAGGCGCTACTTCATCTATTCCGCCTATGACGGCCCCGACAGCGTGCTCGCCATCGCGCCGATGACCAATCCCTGGACGCTAGGCCCCGGCGAGACCGTGATCGCCCGGCCGGACCAGCCGTTCGAGCGCCAGGGCGGCCGCCAGATCCTTGAAGGACCGGAGTTCCTTGCGGGACCGAACGGAGACCTGTTCCTCACGTATTCGGCCAGCGCCTGCTGGTCGGACGACTATGCGCTGGGCCTGCTCCACGCCGCGCCGGGCAGCGATCCGCTGAAGCCGGAAAGCTGGACCAAGTCCCCCAGGCCCGTACTGGCCAAGGCGCCGCAGAACGACGTCTACGCGACCGGGCACAACGGCTTCTTCACAACCGACGGCGGCCGCCGGACCTGGATCGTCTATCACGCCAACACCGGCGCCGACCAGAAATGCACCGCAGCCCGCTCGCCGCGCGTCCAGCGCATGGAGTGGACCGCGCAGGGCATGCCGGTGTTCCCGGTGCCTTCGCGCGCGGGCGACCCCGTACCGGCCCCGCAGCCCTGA
- a CDS encoding TonB-dependent receptor: MNRKAYSLVLTSSVLAMLAWAPLAHAQDAQDAAAPTVAQDIGNEIVVTGQRASLEAARNVKKNSDLVVDSIVAEDIGKLPDTSVASALQRVAGVQVVNGFNNEIQSPIVRGLGDILTTLDGREIFTGVGRGFSFQDLPAEAIGGIDVYKSNSANLVEGGVAGVIDMKLQKPFNFDKGLTIAANGRVYNGRVSDKTSYTAGLLIANTWDVGEGRLGALIDVSYARNNFSRPVSFNCDPRSTNNGPAGAPNLVLPTCVGGTTDTGHNSRPQVNAALQWEVTPELELYLDGMYSGYRSTFATNFIFADLFAGNSISNGVAGDDCFSAPVKGDGFLGGGNDPVQNLCIAKSATFNGVDALTSTQAKRQRTDQYVLGGGAKWNTDTIHVVFDASYIQSKNSNRAIIVDVAKRNAAVDVVVDDNGHGSTVMQGNPLGSADGFVFANTLFQDLNKSNSRQYSFKLDTAFDIDSSFLRQMQFGARYSDRQGSFRAVAGGPGFPGANRATLVDSVGLPSDFMVRSPDSIPYINGGEHWYTPNASYLLNNTDELRALYGAPAGDPDWDPTRNYDAAEKTFAAYVQGKYQLDIGDVSAIDGLVGVRVVSTSRMIDGTSRVIGGAPGGGDLFVPINRDTTDIYVLPNASLRFKATDQLQFRATYAKTVSRPTFGDLNPGLSLAAPGGNPNVILAGAGGNPDLKAQQSDNFDVTAEYYFGRSSYVSLAGYMRKLKDRVAPDTSIQVIDGQTYQITQPRNLGSSELKGIEAAGQFFLDFLPEGFDGFGLMGTFTYADSKVTTKGDLLEGQQLLGVSKYSYTAGALYEKYGITARVVYTWRSGYNETAFGAGTLTGSADAVQFNKVKANGRLDFSIGYDVTPNITVTFDGVNVNGGKYYSYFDTPAFPHDIRIDDKFYGASIRVKY, from the coding sequence ATGAATCGCAAAGCCTATTCGCTTGTCCTGACGTCGTCGGTCCTGGCCATGCTGGCCTGGGCGCCGCTGGCCCATGCGCAGGACGCACAGGACGCCGCCGCGCCCACCGTAGCCCAAGACATCGGCAACGAGATCGTCGTCACCGGCCAGCGCGCCAGCCTGGAAGCCGCGCGCAACGTCAAGAAGAACTCTGACCTCGTGGTCGATTCGATCGTCGCCGAGGACATCGGCAAGCTGCCCGACACCTCGGTCGCCTCCGCGCTGCAGCGCGTTGCTGGCGTCCAGGTCGTCAACGGGTTCAACAACGAAATTCAGAGCCCTATCGTGCGCGGTCTGGGCGACATTCTGACCACTTTGGACGGACGTGAGATCTTCACCGGCGTCGGTCGCGGTTTCTCGTTCCAGGATCTTCCTGCAGAAGCCATCGGCGGCATCGACGTCTACAAGTCGAACTCCGCCAACCTCGTCGAAGGTGGCGTTGCCGGCGTCATCGACATGAAGCTGCAGAAGCCCTTCAACTTCGACAAGGGCCTGACCATCGCCGCGAACGGCCGAGTCTACAACGGCCGCGTTTCGGACAAGACGAGCTACACCGCCGGCCTGCTCATCGCCAACACCTGGGACGTGGGCGAGGGCCGTCTGGGCGCGCTGATCGACGTGTCCTATGCGCGCAACAACTTCAGCCGTCCGGTCTCCTTCAACTGCGATCCGCGCTCGACCAACAATGGCCCGGCGGGCGCCCCGAACCTGGTCCTGCCGACCTGCGTTGGCGGCACCACCGACACCGGCCACAACAGCCGCCCGCAGGTCAACGCAGCGCTGCAGTGGGAAGTGACCCCGGAACTCGAACTGTACCTGGATGGCATGTACAGCGGCTACCGTTCGACCTTCGCAACCAACTTCATCTTCGCCGACCTGTTCGCGGGCAACAGCATCAGCAACGGTGTCGCAGGCGACGACTGCTTCTCGGCTCCGGTCAAGGGTGACGGGTTCCTGGGCGGCGGCAACGATCCGGTCCAGAACCTGTGCATCGCCAAGTCGGCCACCTTCAACGGCGTGGATGCGCTGACCAGCACCCAGGCCAAGCGTCAGCGCACTGACCAGTACGTGCTGGGCGGCGGCGCGAAGTGGAACACCGATACGATCCACGTCGTCTTCGACGCCAGCTACATCCAGTCGAAGAACTCCAACCGCGCGATCATCGTCGACGTCGCCAAGCGCAATGCCGCCGTCGACGTGGTGGTGGACGACAACGGCCACGGCAGCACGGTGATGCAGGGCAACCCGCTCGGCAGCGCGGACGGCTTCGTCTTCGCGAACACGCTGTTCCAGGATCTCAACAAGTCCAACAGCCGCCAGTACTCCTTCAAGCTGGACACCGCATTCGACATCGATAGCAGCTTCCTGCGCCAGATGCAGTTCGGCGCGCGCTACAGCGACCGTCAGGGTTCGTTCCGCGCCGTCGCCGGTGGTCCGGGCTTCCCGGGTGCAAACCGCGCGACGCTGGTGGATTCGGTTGGCCTGCCTTCCGACTTCATGGTTCGTTCGCCGGATTCGATCCCCTACATCAATGGCGGGGAGCACTGGTACACGCCTAACGCGAGCTATCTGCTCAATAACACCGATGAACTGCGCGCGCTTTACGGCGCCCCAGCCGGCGACCCCGACTGGGATCCGACGCGCAACTACGATGCGGCGGAAAAGACCTTCGCGGCTTACGTTCAGGGCAAGTACCAGCTCGACATCGGTGATGTTTCGGCGATCGACGGCCTCGTCGGCGTGCGCGTGGTCAGCACCAGCCGCATGATCGACGGCACCTCGCGCGTAATCGGCGGTGCCCCCGGCGGCGGCGACCTGTTCGTGCCGATCAACCGTGACACCACCGACATCTACGTCCTGCCCAACGCCAGCCTTCGCTTCAAGGCGACCGACCAGCTGCAATTCCGCGCGACGTATGCCAAGACCGTGTCGCGTCCGACCTTCGGCGATCTCAACCCCGGCCTGTCGCTGGCGGCGCCGGGCGGCAATCCGAACGTCATTCTGGCAGGCGCGGGCGGCAACCCGGACCTCAAGGCCCAGCAGTCCGACAACTTCGACGTGACGGCGGAATACTACTTCGGCCGCTCCAGCTACGTCTCGCTGGCCGGCTACATGCGCAAGCTGAAGGACCGCGTGGCTCCGGACACCTCGATCCAGGTGATCGACGGCCAGACCTACCAGATCACCCAGCCGCGCAATCTGGGCTCCTCGGAACTCAAGGGCATCGAGGCTGCAGGTCAGTTCTTCCTCGACTTCCTGCCGGAAGGGTTCGATGGCTTCGGTCTCATGGGCACCTTCACGTATGCAGACAGCAAGGTGACGACCAAGGGCGATCTGCTCGAAGGGCAGCAACTGCTCGGCGTCTCGAAGTACAGCTACACCGCTGGAGCGCTTTACGAGAAGTACGGCATCACCGCGCGTGTGGTCTACACCTGGCGCTCGGGCTATAACGAGACGGCGTTCGGTGCGGGCACGTTGACCGGTTCGGCGGACGCGGTGCAGTTCAACAAGGTCAAGGCCAATGGACGCCTCGACTTCTCAATTGGCTACGACGTGACCCCGAACATCACTGTCACTTTCGATGGCGTGAACGTGAATGGCGGCAAGTATTACAGCTACTTCGACACACCTGCCTTCCCGCACGACATCCGCATCGACGACAAGTTTTACGGTGCCAGCATTCGCGTGAAGTACTGA
- a CDS encoding aldose epimerase family protein, with product MLKVITPAVLLAAACVPAITPALAAEARREGFGRMPDGAAVEAVTLTNAKGMSVRVMTLGASIQSVMVPGRDGKTIDVAVGYDSLEGYSKAPEFFGATVGRVANRIAKGRFTLDGKGYTVPVNNGVNSLHGGTKGFDKVIWTVRAVKSGKTASVTMRYVSPDGDMGYPGTLTTDATYSLDEQNRLTITYTATTDKPTVVNISNHAYWNLAGPGRTAMDHLLTIPADRFTPTDETSIPLGEHRSVEGTAFDFRKPTPVGARVRDGSDAQIVYGRGYDHNWVVGDAVTADEHLMARVVEPTSGRGFELWSNQPGLQFYSGNFMDGTITGKSGHIYREGDVLVFEPQLFPDSPNQPRFPSIRLAPGKTYRNVMTYKFFVTPE from the coding sequence ATGCTCAAGGTCATCACCCCCGCCGTTTTGCTGGCAGCGGCCTGCGTTCCGGCAATCACACCCGCGCTGGCCGCCGAAGCCAGGCGAGAAGGCTTCGGCCGGATGCCTGACGGCGCCGCCGTCGAGGCCGTGACGCTGACCAACGCCAAAGGCATGTCGGTTCGCGTGATGACGCTGGGTGCCTCGATCCAGTCGGTCATGGTGCCGGGGCGCGACGGCAAGACCATCGACGTCGCGGTCGGCTACGACAGCCTCGAAGGATACAGCAAGGCGCCGGAGTTCTTCGGCGCCACAGTGGGCCGCGTCGCCAACCGGATCGCCAAAGGCAGGTTCACGCTGGACGGCAAGGGCTATACGGTTCCCGTCAACAACGGCGTCAATTCGCTGCACGGGGGCACCAAGGGCTTCGACAAGGTCATCTGGACCGTGCGCGCCGTGAAGTCCGGCAAGACCGCCAGCGTCACCATGCGCTACGTCAGCCCGGACGGCGACATGGGCTATCCCGGCACGCTCACCACCGATGCGACTTACAGCCTCGACGAGCAGAACCGGCTGACGATCACGTATACCGCCACCACCGACAAGCCGACCGTGGTGAACATTTCCAACCATGCGTACTGGAACCTTGCGGGACCGGGGCGCACGGCGATGGACCACCTGCTGACCATCCCCGCCGATCGCTTCACCCCGACCGACGAGACCTCGATCCCCCTCGGCGAACATCGCAGCGTCGAGGGCACCGCCTTCGATTTCCGCAAGCCCACCCCCGTCGGCGCCCGCGTGCGCGACGGCAGCGATGCGCAGATCGTCTACGGGCGCGGCTACGATCACAACTGGGTCGTCGGCGACGCGGTCACCGCGGACGAACACCTGATGGCGCGCGTGGTGGAACCCACCTCCGGGCGCGGCTTCGAGCTGTGGTCCAACCAGCCGGGTCTGCAGTTCTATTCGGGCAACTTCATGGACGGGACCATCACCGGCAAGTCCGGGCATATCTACCGCGAGGGCGACGTTCTGGTGTTCGAGCCGCAGCTGTTCCCCGACAGTCCGAACCAGCCCCGCTTCCCGTCGATCCGCCTCGCTCCGGGCAAGACCTACCGGAACGTCATGACCTACAAGTTCTTCGTCACCCCAGAATAA
- a CDS encoding IlvD/Edd family dehydratase — protein sequence MTALYLERYLNYGLSIEEMQSDRPIIGIAQSGSDLVPCNRHHIVLAERVKEGIRDAGGIPIEFPTHPLQETGKRPTAGLDRNLAYISLVEVLYGYPLDGVVLTVGCDKTTPSALMAAATVNIPAIALSVGPMLNGWHEGERTGAGTIVWKARELLAKGELDYPGFLKLVASGSPSTGFCNTMGTATTMNSLCEALGMSLPGSAAIPAPYRDRQECAWETGRRIVEMVQADRKPSDIMTRAAFLNAIRVNSAIGGSTNAPIHLNAIARHMGVDLTLEDWESHGTDVPLLVNLQPAGEYLGEDYYRAGGVPAVIGELAKAGLIDGDVLTANGRTLAENQVGARIHDDKVIRPFERPLKEAAGLTVLSGNLFDGAVMKLSVISEEFRGRYLSDPANPDAFEGRVVVFDGPEDYHHRIDDPELAIDENTILVIRGAGPVGYPGGAEVVNMRPPAALIRAGVHALPCIGDGRQSGTSGSPSILNASPEAAVGGGLALLRTGDRVRIDLGARSADMLVDDAELARRREDLAAIEQSVTPGSQTPWQEIQRDLVGQFATGAVIESAVKYQRIAQTKGLPRDSH from the coding sequence ATGACCGCGCTCTATCTTGAGCGCTATCTGAATTACGGGCTGTCGATAGAGGAGATGCAGTCGGATCGCCCGATCATCGGCATCGCGCAGTCGGGCAGCGATCTGGTTCCCTGCAACCGCCACCACATCGTCCTGGCCGAGCGCGTCAAGGAAGGCATCCGCGATGCAGGCGGCATCCCGATCGAGTTTCCGACGCATCCGCTGCAGGAAACCGGCAAGCGCCCGACGGCCGGCCTTGACCGCAACCTGGCGTATATCAGCCTCGTCGAAGTGCTTTATGGCTACCCGCTCGACGGCGTGGTGTTGACGGTCGGCTGCGACAAGACGACGCCGTCCGCGCTGATGGCCGCCGCCACGGTCAACATCCCCGCCATCGCCCTGTCGGTCGGCCCGATGCTCAACGGCTGGCACGAGGGAGAGCGCACAGGCGCCGGTACGATCGTGTGGAAGGCGCGCGAACTGCTGGCCAAGGGCGAACTCGATTATCCGGGGTTCCTCAAGCTGGTCGCTTCGGGATCGCCGTCCACCGGCTTCTGCAACACGATGGGCACTGCAACAACGATGAACTCGCTGTGCGAGGCGCTCGGCATGTCACTGCCCGGCTCCGCGGCGATTCCCGCCCCTTACCGCGACCGTCAGGAATGCGCCTGGGAAACGGGCCGCCGCATCGTCGAGATGGTGCAGGCCGATCGCAAGCCTTCCGACATTATGACGCGCGCGGCGTTCCTGAATGCGATTCGCGTGAACTCGGCCATCGGCGGTTCCACCAACGCGCCGATCCACCTCAACGCCATCGCGCGCCACATGGGCGTGGACCTGACGCTTGAGGACTGGGAAAGCCACGGCACCGATGTGCCGCTGCTCGTCAATCTCCAGCCCGCCGGCGAATATCTGGGCGAGGACTACTATCGTGCGGGCGGCGTCCCCGCCGTCATCGGCGAACTGGCTAAAGCCGGTCTGATCGACGGCGACGTGCTGACCGCGAACGGCCGCACTCTGGCGGAGAACCAGGTCGGCGCCCGCATCCATGACGACAAGGTGATCCGTCCCTTCGAACGTCCGCTGAAGGAGGCTGCGGGCCTCACCGTGCTCAGCGGCAACCTGTTCGATGGCGCGGTGATGAAGCTGTCGGTGATCTCCGAGGAGTTTCGCGGTCGCTACCTTTCCGACCCGGCGAACCCCGATGCCTTCGAGGGCCGCGTGGTCGTTTTCGACGGGCCTGAAGACTATCATCACCGCATCGACGACCCCGAACTCGCCATCGACGAGAACACCATTCTCGTGATCCGGGGCGCCGGGCCGGTCGGCTATCCGGGCGGCGCCGAAGTGGTGAACATGCGCCCGCCCGCCGCGCTCATCCGCGCGGGCGTCCACGCCCTTCCCTGCATCGGCGACGGACGGCAATCGGGCACGTCGGGCAGCCCGTCCATCCTCAACGCCTCGCCCGAGGCGGCGGTCGGAGGCGGGCTGGCGCTGCTGCGCACCGGCGACCGCGTGCGCATCGACCTGGGCGCGCGCAGCGCCGACATGCTGGTGGACGATGCCGAGCTTGCCCGCCGCCGCGAGGATCTCGCCGCGATCGAACAGAGCGTCACCCCCGGCTCGCAAACGCCATGGCAGGAAATCCAGCGCGATCTGGTAGGCCAGTTCGCGACTGGCGCGGTGATAGAATCCGCGGTCAAGTACCAGCGTATCGCCCAGACGAAGGGCCTGCCGCGGGACAGCCATTGA
- a CDS encoding glycoside hydrolase 5 family protein, translating to MKAFATCLLATAAALIAQAPFPSAEARPQWTPAQAKTWYAKQPWLVGSNFAPATAINQLEMWQEATWDPRRIDYELGLAEGIGMNTMRVFLHDQLWQQDPEGFKKRIDAFLAIAAKHRIKPLFVLFDSCWDPKPVLGPQHPPIPGVHNSGWVQAPGLPAMRDPSQEPRFKAYVQGVIGAFGKDDRVLGWDLWNEPDNGADQYKDQDGKQELVLALLTKVYGWAREVDPAQPLTSGVWQHDDWKRPGALTPMEQLQLTQSDVISFHDYNWPEKFQDRVNQLKVYGRPILCTEYMARGNGSTFDGSLPIGKRENVAMMNWGFVDGRTQTRLPWDSWKKPYTMEEPTIWFHEVFHTDGTPYRQAEVDLIRRLSAAPKGVVPTSRK from the coding sequence ATGAAAGCATTCGCAACCTGCCTGCTGGCGACCGCTGCCGCGCTGATCGCCCAGGCACCCTTCCCATCCGCCGAAGCCCGCCCGCAGTGGACGCCCGCGCAGGCGAAGACATGGTACGCAAAGCAGCCTTGGCTGGTCGGCTCGAACTTCGCGCCGGCCACCGCGATCAACCAGCTGGAGATGTGGCAGGAAGCCACCTGGGATCCCCGGCGCATCGACTACGAACTGGGGCTGGCCGAAGGCATCGGCATGAACACCATGCGCGTGTTCCTGCACGACCAGCTGTGGCAGCAGGATCCCGAAGGCTTCAAGAAGCGCATCGATGCGTTTCTGGCGATCGCCGCGAAGCACCGGATCAAGCCGCTGTTCGTGCTGTTCGACAGCTGCTGGGATCCGAAGCCGGTGCTCGGCCCGCAGCATCCGCCGATTCCCGGCGTGCACAATTCCGGCTGGGTGCAGGCCCCCGGCCTGCCCGCCATGCGCGACCCGTCGCAGGAGCCGCGTTTCAAGGCCTACGTCCAGGGTGTCATCGGCGCGTTCGGCAAGGACGACCGCGTCCTGGGCTGGGACTTGTGGAACGAGCCGGACAACGGCGCCGACCAGTACAAGGACCAGGACGGCAAGCAGGAGCTGGTGCTCGCGCTGCTCACCAAGGTCTATGGCTGGGCGCGCGAGGTCGATCCGGCGCAGCCCCTCACCTCGGGCGTGTGGCAGCATGACGACTGGAAGAGGCCGGGCGCGCTGACCCCGATGGAACAGCTGCAGCTGACGCAATCGGACGTGATCTCGTTCCACGACTACAACTGGCCGGAAAAGTTCCAGGACCGGGTGAACCAGCTCAAGGTCTATGGCCGCCCGATCCTTTGCACCGAATACATGGCGCGCGGCAACGGTTCGACGTTCGACGGGTCGCTGCCGATCGGCAAGCGCGAGAACGTGGCGATGATGAACTGGGGCTTCGTCGACGGCAGGACGCAGACCCGCCTGCCCTGGGATTCGTGGAAGAAGCCCTACACCATGGAAGAGCCGACCATCTGGTTCCATGAAGTGTTCCACACGGACGGAACGCCTTATCGCCAGGCCGAAGTGGATCTGATCCGCCGCTTGTCCGCCGCGCCGAAGGGCGTGGTGCCGACGTCCAGGAAGTAA
- a CDS encoding GDSL-type esterase/lipase family protein produces MRNPTYLAALCTAALRQARSWLSLVSVLDRFWRDLASVPNVTHVILLEGINDISAGSDEGPGAVKPDDLIHGYRQFVARAHALGIKVIGGTMTPALRAGYMSPMKEQTRMAVNAAIRNDRIFDGVVDFEAAVRNPAMPAELRPEFDPGDHLHPNDAGLRATGDAVNLTLLTPR; encoded by the coding sequence ATGCGTAACCCGACGTACCTTGCCGCCCTTTGCACCGCAGCGCTGCGGCAGGCGCGCTCATGGCTGTCGCTCGTGTCCGTGCTCGACCGCTTCTGGCGCGATTTGGCGAGCGTGCCGAACGTCACGCACGTCATCCTGCTGGAGGGCATCAACGATATCAGTGCAGGCAGCGACGAGGGGCCGGGCGCGGTCAAACCGGACGACCTGATCCACGGCTATCGCCAGTTCGTCGCCCGTGCCCATGCGCTGGGCATCAAGGTGATCGGCGGCACGATGACCCCGGCGCTGCGCGCGGGCTACATGTCGCCGATGAAGGAGCAGACCCGCATGGCGGTGAACGCGGCGATCCGCAACGACCGGATATTCGACGGCGTCGTCGATTTCGAGGCGGCGGTGCGCAATCCGGCGATGCCGGCGGAGCTGCGCCCCGAGTTCGACCCCGGCGACCACCTCCATCCCAACGATGCCGGCCTGCGCGCCACGGGCGACGCGGTGAACCTCACGCTGCTGACGCCGCGCTGA
- a CDS encoding SMP-30/gluconolactonase/LRE family protein, with protein sequence MTEIRVIPRDRVDVLGEGLFWSVRDGALLWTDILGQRINRLVPAEERAEERVESWETGDATGWIIGREKGGFVAGIGTTVAAVTLDPFSVETLAQIAGEPAGNRVNDAAADEQGRVWLGTMPYSCDKPVGAFHRLENGMVTRAAPEACTIPNGPAIDPQGRFMLHTDSALGVIFRYALEQGELGAREPFITFPGDESWGSPDGMTFDAEGHLWVACWGDGAVRRFAPDGTLVRRIALPASQITNVTFGGDRLDRLYVTSAADGVDEAHGGALFELDPGCAGLAACLYRG encoded by the coding sequence ATGACCGAAATACGCGTAATCCCGCGAGACCGCGTCGATGTGCTGGGCGAAGGCCTGTTCTGGTCGGTGCGCGACGGTGCGCTGCTGTGGACCGACATCCTCGGCCAACGCATCAACCGTCTTGTTCCCGCAGAAGAAAGGGCCGAAGAAAGGGTGGAGAGCTGGGAAACCGGCGACGCCACCGGCTGGATCATCGGCCGCGAGAAGGGCGGGTTCGTTGCGGGCATCGGCACCACCGTCGCCGCCGTCACGCTCGATCCGTTCTCGGTGGAAACGCTGGCGCAGATCGCTGGCGAGCCTGCCGGAAACCGGGTCAACGATGCCGCCGCCGATGAACAGGGGCGGGTCTGGCTGGGCACGATGCCCTATTCCTGCGACAAGCCGGTGGGCGCCTTCCACCGGCTTGAAAACGGCATGGTCACCCGCGCCGCGCCGGAGGCCTGCACCATCCCCAACGGCCCGGCGATCGATCCGCAGGGCCGCTTCATGCTCCATACCGACAGCGCGCTCGGCGTGATCTTCCGTTACGCGTTGGAGCAGGGCGAGTTGGGCGCGCGCGAACCGTTCATCACCTTTCCCGGCGATGAGAGCTGGGGCTCGCCCGACGGCATGACCTTCGACGCCGAGGGTCACTTGTGGGTCGCATGCTGGGGCGACGGCGCCGTGCGCCGCTTTGCGCCCGACGGCACGCTGGTTCGCCGCATCGCGCTTCCCGCCAGCCAGATCACCAACGTCACGTTCGGCGGCGACCGGCTTGACCGGCTCTACGTCACCAGCGCCGCAGACGGCGTGGACGAGGCACACGGCGGGGCGCTGTTCGAACTGGACCCCGGCTGCGCGGGTCTTGCGGCCTGCCTGTATCGTGGTTGA